The proteins below come from a single Rosa rugosa chromosome 2, drRosRugo1.1, whole genome shotgun sequence genomic window:
- the LOC133732872 gene encoding ankyrin repeat-containing protein ITN1-like isoform X1 — protein sequence MATGNGDPMASAHTAINIHSIHSHRFLENNNRELYLNTCVPLSKYALKGNWEAAERILKEDPSLLTSSITRGEDTVLHIAAGARHVRFVEKLVEMMEELNGNETCSQNLALKDMNGNTAFSIAAAAGSIEIAEILIKKNKDLPIIRGGEGMTPLYMAALLGQSVMADNLYSGTKEMLEEFDRQALFFTCIDNGLYDLALKILRSDRALAKACNAKEETALHILARTPSDFTSQSPGTWSRLINSFIPDWNFSYNRNLKQVNEALQLVQCLWTEILRNDHDDVMRLIKHPSRLLFDATKLGNYEFLAVLINSYPDLIWELDDKNRSIIHVAVLHRHASIFNLVHEIGSIKDIIVTFTDDEESNNILHMAAKLAPPNQLNLVSGAALQMQRELVWFEEVKKIVQPNSIEMKNKKGKTPRELFTSEHEGLLHKGEAWMKDTASSCMIVAALIAAVVFSAAFSVPGGTSDNTGQPNFLKETAFLFFAIADGVALVSSSTSILMFLFILTSRYAEGDFLKSLPLKLMIGLASLFISIASMMVAFSATFYLDCHYGLGWVPNLIFVFAFVPVALFAFLQFPLLSDMFSSTYCSSLLFQPWKHMIE from the exons GAGAGCTATACCTTAATACATGTGTGCCACTCTCTAAGTATGCACTAAAAGGCAATTGGGAAGCTGCTGAACGAATCTTGAAGGAGGATCCGAGTCTTTTGACTTCTAGCATAACAAGAGGGGAGGACACTGTCCTTCACATTGCAGCAGGAGCAAGACATGTTCGCTTTGTGGAGAAGCTGGTCGAAATGATGGAAGAACTGAATGGAAACGAGACATGTTCACAAAACTTGGCACTGAAAGACATGAATGGAAACACTGCCTTCAGCATTGCAGCTGCAGCTGGAAGTATTGAAATTGCAGAGATTTTGATCAAGAAGAATAAGGATTTGCCAATAATTCGAGGTGGTGAAGGAATGACACCACTCTATATGGCTGCCTTGTTGGGACAGTCTGTAATGGCAGATAACCTGTACTCTGGAACCAAGGAAATGTTGGAGGAATTCGACCGCCAAGCGTTGTTTTTTACTTGTATCGATAATGGTCTGTACG ATCTAGCTTTGAAGATTCTAAGAAGTGACAGAGCATTAGCTAAGGCTTGTAATGCAAAAGAGGAAACAGCTTTGCATATCTTGGCTAGAACGCCTTCAGACTTCACCAGCCAAAGTCCAGGAACGTGGAGTAGACTCATCAACTCAT TTATCCCAGATTGGAATTTCTCATACAATAGAAACTTGAAACAAGTCAATGAAGCCCTTCAACTAGTCCAATGCCTTTGGACAGAAATCTTGAGAAATGATCATGACGATGTGATGAGACTAATCAAACATCCTTCAAGATTACTGTTCGACGCTACAAAATTAGGAAATTATGAGTTCCTGGCAGTGCTCATTAACTCTTATCCTGACTTAATATGGGAACTTGATGACAAAAATCGGAGTATAATCCATGTTGCTGTTTTGCATCGTCATGCAAGTATCTTCAATTTAGTGCATGAGATAGGTTCCATCAAGGATATCATAGTGACATTTACTGATGATGAAGAGAGTAATAACATTTTACATATGGCTGCAAAATTAGCACCTCCAAATCAACTCAACCTTGTATCAGGAGCAGCTCTTCAAATGCAGCGAGAGTTGGTATGGTTTGAG GAAGTGAAAAAGATTGTACAACCTAACTCCATAGAGATGAAAAACAAGAAAGGAAAAACACCACGAGAATTGTTCACAAGTGAGCATGAAGGGTTGTTACACAAAGGAGAAGCATGGATGAAGGACACTGCAAGTTCATGCATGATTGTTGCGGCTCTTATCGCAGCTGTTGTGTTTTCAGCTGCATTTAGCGTACCTGGTGGTACATCTGATAATACAGGACAGCCAAACTTTCTAAAAGAGACTGCTTTCCTATTCTTTGCCATAGCAGATGGAGTAGCACTCGTTTCCTCTTCAACTTCAATACTGATGTTCTTGTTCATCCTCACATCGCGTTACGCTGAAGGTGATTTCCTCAAATCGTTACCGTTGAAGTTGATGATAGGACTCGCATCACTTTTCATATCTATAGCATCCATGATGGTAGCTTTTAGCGCAACCTTCTATTTAGACTGTCACTATGGATTAGGATGGGTCCCAAATCTTATATTTGTATTTGCATTTGTCCCGGTTGCTTTGTTTGCTTTTCTGCAGTTTCCTCTCTTGTCTGATATGTTTTCTTCAACATATTGTTCAAGTCTTTTATTTCAGCCATGGAAACATATGATCGAGTGA
- the LOC133732872 gene encoding ankyrin repeat-containing protein ITN1-like isoform X3 — MATGNGDPMASAHTAINIHSIHSHRFLENNNRELYLNTCVPLSKYALKGNWEAAERILKEDPSLLTSSITRGEDTVLHIAAGARHVRFVEKLVEMMEELNGNETCSQNLALKDMNGNTAFSIAAAAGSIEIAEILIKKNKDLPIIRGGEGMTPLYMAALLGQSVMADNLYSGTKEMLEEFDRQALFFTCIDNDLALKILRSDRALAKACNAKEETALHILARTPSDFTSQSPGTWSRLINSFIPDWNFSYNRNLKQVNEALQLVQCLWTEILRNDHDDVMRLIKHPSRLLFDATKLGNYEFLAVLINSYPDLIWELDDKNRSIIHVAVLHRHASIFNLVHEIGSIKDIIVTFTDDEESNNILHMAAKLAPPNQLNLVSGAALQMQRELVWFEEVKKIVQPNSIEMKNKKGKTPRELFTSEHEGLLHKGEAWMKDTASSCMIVAALIAAVVFSAAFSVPGGTSDNTGQPNFLKETAFLFFAIADGVALVSSSTSILMFLFILTSRYAEGDFLKSLPLKLMIGLASLFISIASMMVAFSATFYLDCHYGLGWVPNLIFVFAFVPVALFAFLQFPLLSDMFSSTYCSSLLFQPWKHMIE, encoded by the exons GAGAGCTATACCTTAATACATGTGTGCCACTCTCTAAGTATGCACTAAAAGGCAATTGGGAAGCTGCTGAACGAATCTTGAAGGAGGATCCGAGTCTTTTGACTTCTAGCATAACAAGAGGGGAGGACACTGTCCTTCACATTGCAGCAGGAGCAAGACATGTTCGCTTTGTGGAGAAGCTGGTCGAAATGATGGAAGAACTGAATGGAAACGAGACATGTTCACAAAACTTGGCACTGAAAGACATGAATGGAAACACTGCCTTCAGCATTGCAGCTGCAGCTGGAAGTATTGAAATTGCAGAGATTTTGATCAAGAAGAATAAGGATTTGCCAATAATTCGAGGTGGTGAAGGAATGACACCACTCTATATGGCTGCCTTGTTGGGACAGTCTGTAATGGCAGATAACCTGTACTCTGGAACCAAGGAAATGTTGGAGGAATTCGACCGCCAAGCGTTGTTTTTTACTTGTATCGATAATG ATCTAGCTTTGAAGATTCTAAGAAGTGACAGAGCATTAGCTAAGGCTTGTAATGCAAAAGAGGAAACAGCTTTGCATATCTTGGCTAGAACGCCTTCAGACTTCACCAGCCAAAGTCCAGGAACGTGGAGTAGACTCATCAACTCAT TTATCCCAGATTGGAATTTCTCATACAATAGAAACTTGAAACAAGTCAATGAAGCCCTTCAACTAGTCCAATGCCTTTGGACAGAAATCTTGAGAAATGATCATGACGATGTGATGAGACTAATCAAACATCCTTCAAGATTACTGTTCGACGCTACAAAATTAGGAAATTATGAGTTCCTGGCAGTGCTCATTAACTCTTATCCTGACTTAATATGGGAACTTGATGACAAAAATCGGAGTATAATCCATGTTGCTGTTTTGCATCGTCATGCAAGTATCTTCAATTTAGTGCATGAGATAGGTTCCATCAAGGATATCATAGTGACATTTACTGATGATGAAGAGAGTAATAACATTTTACATATGGCTGCAAAATTAGCACCTCCAAATCAACTCAACCTTGTATCAGGAGCAGCTCTTCAAATGCAGCGAGAGTTGGTATGGTTTGAG GAAGTGAAAAAGATTGTACAACCTAACTCCATAGAGATGAAAAACAAGAAAGGAAAAACACCACGAGAATTGTTCACAAGTGAGCATGAAGGGTTGTTACACAAAGGAGAAGCATGGATGAAGGACACTGCAAGTTCATGCATGATTGTTGCGGCTCTTATCGCAGCTGTTGTGTTTTCAGCTGCATTTAGCGTACCTGGTGGTACATCTGATAATACAGGACAGCCAAACTTTCTAAAAGAGACTGCTTTCCTATTCTTTGCCATAGCAGATGGAGTAGCACTCGTTTCCTCTTCAACTTCAATACTGATGTTCTTGTTCATCCTCACATCGCGTTACGCTGAAGGTGATTTCCTCAAATCGTTACCGTTGAAGTTGATGATAGGACTCGCATCACTTTTCATATCTATAGCATCCATGATGGTAGCTTTTAGCGCAACCTTCTATTTAGACTGTCACTATGGATTAGGATGGGTCCCAAATCTTATATTTGTATTTGCATTTGTCCCGGTTGCTTTGTTTGCTTTTCTGCAGTTTCCTCTCTTGTCTGATATGTTTTCTTCAACATATTGTTCAAGTCTTTTATTTCAGCCATGGAAACATATGATCGAGTGA
- the LOC133732872 gene encoding ankyrin repeat-containing protein ITN1-like isoform X2, translating into MATGNGDPMASAHTAINIHSIHSHRFLENNNRELYLNTCVPLSKYALKGNWEAAERILKEDPSLLTSSITRGEDTVLHIAAGARHVRFVEKLVEMMEELNGNETCSQNLALKDMNGNTAFSIAAAAGSIEIAEILIKKNKDLPIIRGGEGMTPLYMAALLGQSVMADNLYSGTKEMLEEFDRQALFFTCIDNGLYDLALKILRSDRALAKACNAKEETALHILARTPSDFTSQSPGTWSRLINSYWNFSYNRNLKQVNEALQLVQCLWTEILRNDHDDVMRLIKHPSRLLFDATKLGNYEFLAVLINSYPDLIWELDDKNRSIIHVAVLHRHASIFNLVHEIGSIKDIIVTFTDDEESNNILHMAAKLAPPNQLNLVSGAALQMQRELVWFEEVKKIVQPNSIEMKNKKGKTPRELFTSEHEGLLHKGEAWMKDTASSCMIVAALIAAVVFSAAFSVPGGTSDNTGQPNFLKETAFLFFAIADGVALVSSSTSILMFLFILTSRYAEGDFLKSLPLKLMIGLASLFISIASMMVAFSATFYLDCHYGLGWVPNLIFVFAFVPVALFAFLQFPLLSDMFSSTYCSSLLFQPWKHMIE; encoded by the exons GAGAGCTATACCTTAATACATGTGTGCCACTCTCTAAGTATGCACTAAAAGGCAATTGGGAAGCTGCTGAACGAATCTTGAAGGAGGATCCGAGTCTTTTGACTTCTAGCATAACAAGAGGGGAGGACACTGTCCTTCACATTGCAGCAGGAGCAAGACATGTTCGCTTTGTGGAGAAGCTGGTCGAAATGATGGAAGAACTGAATGGAAACGAGACATGTTCACAAAACTTGGCACTGAAAGACATGAATGGAAACACTGCCTTCAGCATTGCAGCTGCAGCTGGAAGTATTGAAATTGCAGAGATTTTGATCAAGAAGAATAAGGATTTGCCAATAATTCGAGGTGGTGAAGGAATGACACCACTCTATATGGCTGCCTTGTTGGGACAGTCTGTAATGGCAGATAACCTGTACTCTGGAACCAAGGAAATGTTGGAGGAATTCGACCGCCAAGCGTTGTTTTTTACTTGTATCGATAATGGTCTGTACG ATCTAGCTTTGAAGATTCTAAGAAGTGACAGAGCATTAGCTAAGGCTTGTAATGCAAAAGAGGAAACAGCTTTGCATATCTTGGCTAGAACGCCTTCAGACTTCACCAGCCAAAGTCCAGGAACGTGGAGTAGACTCATCAACTCAT ATTGGAATTTCTCATACAATAGAAACTTGAAACAAGTCAATGAAGCCCTTCAACTAGTCCAATGCCTTTGGACAGAAATCTTGAGAAATGATCATGACGATGTGATGAGACTAATCAAACATCCTTCAAGATTACTGTTCGACGCTACAAAATTAGGAAATTATGAGTTCCTGGCAGTGCTCATTAACTCTTATCCTGACTTAATATGGGAACTTGATGACAAAAATCGGAGTATAATCCATGTTGCTGTTTTGCATCGTCATGCAAGTATCTTCAATTTAGTGCATGAGATAGGTTCCATCAAGGATATCATAGTGACATTTACTGATGATGAAGAGAGTAATAACATTTTACATATGGCTGCAAAATTAGCACCTCCAAATCAACTCAACCTTGTATCAGGAGCAGCTCTTCAAATGCAGCGAGAGTTGGTATGGTTTGAG GAAGTGAAAAAGATTGTACAACCTAACTCCATAGAGATGAAAAACAAGAAAGGAAAAACACCACGAGAATTGTTCACAAGTGAGCATGAAGGGTTGTTACACAAAGGAGAAGCATGGATGAAGGACACTGCAAGTTCATGCATGATTGTTGCGGCTCTTATCGCAGCTGTTGTGTTTTCAGCTGCATTTAGCGTACCTGGTGGTACATCTGATAATACAGGACAGCCAAACTTTCTAAAAGAGACTGCTTTCCTATTCTTTGCCATAGCAGATGGAGTAGCACTCGTTTCCTCTTCAACTTCAATACTGATGTTCTTGTTCATCCTCACATCGCGTTACGCTGAAGGTGATTTCCTCAAATCGTTACCGTTGAAGTTGATGATAGGACTCGCATCACTTTTCATATCTATAGCATCCATGATGGTAGCTTTTAGCGCAACCTTCTATTTAGACTGTCACTATGGATTAGGATGGGTCCCAAATCTTATATTTGTATTTGCATTTGTCCCGGTTGCTTTGTTTGCTTTTCTGCAGTTTCCTCTCTTGTCTGATATGTTTTCTTCAACATATTGTTCAAGTCTTTTATTTCAGCCATGGAAACATATGATCGAGTGA
- the LOC133727801 gene encoding tropinone reductase homolog At2g29290-like, with product MARADSSINSRDRRWSLEGMTALVTGGTKGIGYAIVEELAGLGASVHTCSRNEAQLNECLSQWKKKGFRQVTGSVCDVVSKIQREELIHEVSSLFHGKLNIFINNVGTFKGKPTTEYTAEDYSFIMSTNLESTYNMCQLAHPLLKASGAGNIILLSSVCGVVSIGEVGSIYGATKGAMNQLAKNLACEWAKDKIKVNSVAPWFIKTPLVEPILSDEKFMEAVISRTPLGRTGEPEEVSALVAFLCLPAASYITGQTICVDGGMTVNGFMFQA from the exons ATGGCGAGAGCAGATTCTAGCATCAACAGCAGAGATAGGAGGTGGTCTCTTGAAGGAATGACTGCCCTCGTCACCGGTGGAACCAAAGGGATTGG GTATGCAATTGTGGAGGAACTGGCGGGGCTAGGTGCTAGTGTACATACTTGTTCTCGGAATGAAGCCCAACTCAATGAATGCTTGAGTCAATGGAAGAAGAAAGGTTTTCGTCAGGTCACTGGCTCAGTATGTGATGTGGTTTCAAAAATCCAGAGAGAGGAGCTAATCCACGAGGTCTCATCACTGTTTCATGGAAAACTTAACATCTTT ATAAACAATGTGGGAACTTTTAAAGGAAAGCCAACAACTGAGTACACGGCTGAAGATTACTCATTCATCATGAGTACCAACCTTGAATCTACTTACAATATGTGCCAACTTGCACATCCTCTTCTGAAAGCTTCAGGAGCTGGTAACATTATTCTTCTGTCTTCTGTTTGTGGTGTGGTATCAATTGGGGAGGTTGGGAGTATATACGGTGCAACTAAAG GAGCAATGAATCAATTGGCCAAAAACTTGGCTTGTGAGTGGGCAAAAGACAAGATTAAAGTCAACAGTGTTGCTCCTTGGTTCATCAAAACTCCTCTTGTTGAACCT ATTTTGAGTGACGAAAAGTTTATGGAGGCTGTCATCTCTCGAACCCCATTAGGACGTACCGGAGAGCCTGAGGAGGTGTCTGCATTGGTGGCATTTCTATGCCTTCCGGCAGCCTCTTACATAACAGGGCAAACTATTTGCGTCGATGGAGGGATGACTGTCAATGGCTTCATGTTCCAAGCATaa